A section of the Candidatus Eisenbacteria bacterium genome encodes:
- a CDS encoding glycosyltransferase family 2 protein gives MYRNKTVSAVIPCYNEEEGVRHVIERMPSFIDEIVVVDNNSTDRTGEVARNLGARVIHEKRKGYGRAYKTGIPAAKSEIVVTLDGDGSYPVEEIAPLLDHLLDGGFDFVSASRFPLRKKGSMQIMNRFGNWVLTAATLLLFLRAIRDSQSGMWAFYSSIYPKIAPGSDGMAFSEELKIEAILAKDVRFGEHPIDYHERIGEVKLNMWKDGIQNLLFLVKRRFGGPRRS, from the coding sequence ATGTACCGTAACAAGACCGTCTCCGCAGTGATCCCCTGCTACAACGAAGAAGAGGGGGTCCGGCACGTGATCGAACGGATGCCCTCCTTCATCGACGAGATCGTGGTGGTGGACAACAACTCGACCGACCGGACCGGCGAGGTGGCGCGGAATCTCGGGGCGCGGGTGATTCACGAGAAGAGGAAGGGGTACGGGCGCGCGTACAAGACCGGGATCCCCGCCGCGAAATCGGAGATCGTCGTCACGCTCGACGGCGACGGGAGCTATCCGGTCGAGGAGATCGCCCCGCTTCTCGACCATCTTCTCGACGGAGGCTTCGACTTCGTGTCGGCCTCTCGATTCCCTTTACGGAAGAAGGGATCGATGCAGATCATGAACCGGTTCGGCAACTGGGTGCTGACCGCGGCCACTCTTCTCCTCTTTCTCCGGGCGATCCGGGATTCGCAATCGGGCATGTGGGCGTTCTACTCGTCGATCTACCCGAAGATCGCCCCCGGTTCGGACGGGATGGCCTTCTCGGAGGAGCTGAAGATCGAGGCGATCCTGGCGAAGGACGTGCGGTTCGGCGAGCACCCGATCGACTACCACGAGCGAATCGGCGAGGTGAAGCTGAACATGTGGAAGGACGGCATTCAGAACCTTCTCTTCCTCGTGAAGAGACGGTTCGGCGGACCGAGGAGATCGTGA
- a CDS encoding oligosaccharide flippase family protein, protein MSGTLAKASSAVPWSLLAKALRFGFSLGASMLVVRLLSAEAYGELAIVRTALAFAAAIIGLGMGNAILRYLPERESSGAGSLRLLRFCGLLQAAGWVLFVALAFGLRGTIDALYGTPIGTPLLAGLALLSGNLLFSLAMNALNATFQTKRLAFLQGFLSVAILLLTWGALRAGWGVIGVLAATSLPHLLLGLVAVALLRKSLAARPGPREGSRIARYALPLLAIEILNLVTWRQSETLLLGHFRSAAEAGIFDIAYRLPQLLLEFVPETIWPLVLAAFVEVYTRDRARLAEMTRHYFRLLFLLVTPITLFGACYGDLLVRVLYGAERAASGPYAQIFFVIFHVSFFGTPYSMALYLLEKTGVNLALSALFAAVNLGVDLLLIPRYGLPGAIPGVALAVGISPFLRGWAVRKYYGPIGIPWRFLGRCYLASAVLVLLVPARPYAGSPPGFLALLVAAVVLFAIAVRWVGVFGPEERALLERSNAPGKRLLARWLFRNSDSR, encoded by the coding sequence TTGAGCGGAACGCTGGCCAAGGCCTCTTCGGCGGTCCCGTGGAGCCTTCTCGCGAAGGCGCTCCGGTTCGGTTTCTCGCTGGGGGCGTCGATGCTCGTCGTGCGTCTTCTCTCGGCGGAAGCGTACGGAGAGCTCGCGATCGTGCGGACGGCGCTCGCCTTCGCGGCGGCGATCATCGGTCTCGGGATGGGGAACGCGATCCTTCGCTATCTCCCCGAGCGGGAGTCGAGCGGCGCGGGATCGCTCCGGCTCCTTCGCTTCTGCGGCCTTCTCCAAGCGGCGGGTTGGGTCCTCTTCGTCGCTCTCGCGTTCGGGCTCCGGGGGACGATCGACGCCCTCTACGGGACGCCGATCGGCACCCCGCTCCTCGCGGGGCTCGCGCTCCTCTCGGGGAACCTGCTCTTCTCCCTCGCGATGAACGCGCTAAACGCGACGTTCCAAACGAAACGGCTCGCGTTTCTTCAGGGCTTTCTCAGCGTCGCCATCCTCCTCCTCACCTGGGGTGCGCTCCGAGCCGGGTGGGGAGTGATCGGCGTGCTCGCGGCGACCTCGTTGCCGCATCTTCTTCTCGGTCTCGTCGCGGTCGCGCTTCTCCGGAAATCGCTTGCCGCAAGGCCGGGCCCGCGGGAAGGATCGAGAATCGCCCGCTACGCCCTACCGCTTCTCGCGATCGAGATCCTCAACCTCGTCACCTGGCGCCAGTCGGAAACGCTTCTCCTCGGCCACTTCCGGAGCGCTGCGGAGGCGGGGATCTTCGACATCGCGTACCGGCTCCCGCAGCTTCTTCTCGAGTTCGTTCCGGAGACGATCTGGCCGCTCGTTCTCGCCGCGTTCGTCGAGGTGTACACGAGAGACCGCGCCCGCCTCGCGGAAATGACGCGCCACTACTTCCGGCTTCTCTTCCTCTTGGTCACGCCGATCACGCTCTTCGGCGCGTGTTACGGGGATCTCCTCGTGCGGGTTCTCTACGGCGCGGAGCGCGCCGCCTCGGGCCCCTACGCGCAGATCTTCTTCGTGATCTTTCACGTGTCCTTCTTCGGGACCCCGTACTCGATGGCGCTCTATCTCTTGGAGAAGACCGGCGTGAACCTCGCGCTCTCCGCCCTCTTCGCGGCGGTGAACCTCGGCGTCGATCTCCTGCTCATCCCGCGCTACGGCCTCCCCGGGGCGATCCCGGGGGTCGCGCTCGCGGTCGGGATCTCGCCGTTTCTCCGGGGCTGGGCGGTGCGGAAATACTACGGACCGATCGGCATCCCTTGGCGCTTCCTCGGAAGGTGCTATCTCGCCTCGGCGGTGCTCGTTCTCCTCGTTCCGGCGCGCCCCTACGCGGGCTCGCCGCCCGGGTTTCTCGCGCTACTCGTCGCGGCCGTCGTGCTCTTCGCGATCGCCGTCCGTTGGGTCGGGGTGTTCGGGCCGGAGGAGCGCGCGCTTCTCGAACGGTCGAACGCCCCCGGGAAGCGGCTTCTCGCGCGCTGGCTGTTCCGAAACAGCGACTCGCGTTGA